TCGTGGGGTGGGTCGTCCGGGCCTTGCAGATCCTGCAAGGCCTGAATCGATTTGAGGTCGTTGACTTCGTACTCCATGTAACCGCGAATCGCTTCCCAATGACTGATCGCAAGCTCCAGGCCGGCGCATTGGAATTCCTGGCTTATGAGATTTTCACCTTGGTAGAAACCGATGCCCATGCCGTATTGGCGGTGGATGCCAAACTGGGTGGCGCCTTTGGCTTCGATGATCCAGGCGGACAGCGATTCCCATGGGACGAAGACTGGTTCGGTGGCGCCTTCGGGCATGAAGCAGACTTCGCGGCGTTGGCGGTTGAAGCGGGTTGGAATTAGGGATAGACGTTTTTTGTGGACGTGGTGCCAGACGCCTAGGCCAATAAACAAGGCAATCAAACCCGTTGAGAACGCCAATTTGTAAATGGCAAAAAAAATACCTTCAATGACTTCTTTAATGAACTCCCAGCTATCACCGAACAGAAGTCCTATAAACCCTCCCATCAGTGGATATAGAAAGGCGATCATTAATGTGCCGCTGAATGGTCCGCCTAAAATGACTTGCCAAGAAAAAACCTCCAGTGTCCCTAAACCGAAATCCATATAAACGTCATTCAGTTCACCGTTATGCGGACCGTAAGCTGGCATTGATGTTGGTAATGGCAAGGGCGCGAGATAGGTAATTTTTCCGCTCGGAAACGCCTCAGTGTCACCGGTCTTTCTAGGCTGTCGAAGCGGGTGAGTTGCTAATGGATCATCGTGATTATTCAGCATGGTCAGCTCTTTCTAACAGTTGAGCGTCAACCAGCAAAACTGGAGGTTTTTCTTTGGCCTGTTGGGGAGTAACAACCCCAAAATGACCCTCACCACGCGGATCTAGGTGAATGACGCGAGTTCGAGATGCCCATTCACCTTTTTCATTCAATGTCTGAACGCACACAGCCAATTCCAGCGTTTCTTTCGCGGGAACAAATTCCGACCCGAGGCCCGCTGGATACTGGAGACAAAGTATCAGTCCTTCTGGGCTGGACTTCACGATGCGCAGGCTGCTTAAAATCTCGTCACTAATGACATCTCGCTGCTCTCGTGGTGCTCCTCGACTGTGCAGCGGAATTGAAATGCGGTGCGCGCCGATACCTAAACGGGAGGTTGGGTTCCCGCCAAACGGAGACAGCAGATCATTCAGCGTTAGGGTCGGCAATGCTAAGTGAATATCGCTGGGTTTGGCTTTGAATAACAGATCCTTCAGCCAAGAGTCGTACAGATTTGGGCCAAGCTGCGCGTAAGGTGCGTGAATTAAAAAAGCCAGATAACTTTGATAGTCATCAAGTGAGTGGTCGCCACGCATCTCGCTATCCCTACTCCACGGTGTGATTTTCAACCATTTATCGTGAGCACTGATGTTGTAGCGGCTGTACAGCCAGCTGCCCCCCAGCTCTAGAACAGTAAAAAGTGCTCCAGCGAGATTGAAGCGGAAAAAGACGGTGGATAAACGTGTGCCAGCAGCGGCCCAAGCAGCTCTTCGAGCGGCATTACTTGACGCCTTCAATACCTTGAATGTGGAGTGGACAGTGTTGGTCAAACCATAGCCACTAGCTGATGTCATGCCACCAGCTCCCATCGTCGCCAATGCAGCTGCGCTTTGCGCCGAATGATTTCCACTGCGAACCGCCTGTTCCCAGTTTTTGCGCTGCGTGACAAAACTGTTCGTAGAAGAAGCCAACCCTGACAAATATGTAAAAAAACCCAATCCCACATGCAATTTCCCCATCTGCACGTGCACGGTCTGCAACGCATGGAGCTGAACGCTTGCCACTAGAGAAGCGCAGCGAACTTTTAACGCCGTATCAGCAAGACTTTGTGCGGCACTAAATCCCGCCGCTCCCGTTGCAACGACTGAATTCATCAACGAGGTCCACACTCTTTCATTTACAGCCTGCCTGCGCAGCTCCCGATAAACCCCCACCAAATTCACCACCTGCACCAACACCACCAACAATCCCATCCCCTCCGTCCGCACCAGACTCGCCTTCGAAACCCCCGCCACCCCTGCACGAATATTTTCCAGCAACCCACGCAATTCCCCTTGCTGCGCCGGCGGAAACACCACCGTCACGCCCGCTTTCGCCGGGGTGGCGCCATACAGCCGTGCCGAGCGATCAGGCAACTCATCAATCGGGCTCAACGCCGCCGCCAGCCTTCCTTCGAACAAGGCCAGTTGCGTACGCACGCGGACGATTTCCTGCTGCAATTCCACCGCCCGGGCGGTTTTGTGGCCCTGGCGATTTTTGTTGTGGGTGAGCTGGTTGCGTTCGCGGTTGAGGGTTTTCAGGTAGTCGCGTTCGCGCAGCACTTCCTTGATCGTGGCTTGCAGCGCCGCTTGTTCCGCCGGGGTGGACACGGTGAAGGTCACGCCGCTGGTTCGCGCGGCGTCGAATACGCGCAGGCGCAGGGCTTTGGGCAAGCGCTGGAACAGCTCGTCGAGGTCGGGGATTTTCTCGCCGGCGAGGTCGAAGCCTTCCAGCGCCCGGTTCAGGCCGAGGTTCAGCGCCGGGCTGTAGGTGTCTTGCACCGCATCGGCGAGGACGCGGCTGTGTGCGGGCAGATCGTCGAGGGCCGGCAGCTGCGGCTGCTCGATGCTCTGCAATTTGGCCAGCCAGTCCGGCAGGTTGTTGAACATCGCCATGCCGGCGTTGAACAGCGTTGAATATTGCCCGGCGTGCTCGGTCTGCAGGCGCAGCGGCAAGGTGTAAAACAACGGGCGGGTCAGTTGCGGATGTTGCTCGAGGTAACCGAGCATTTGTTCGTTGGCCGTGTCGCTGCGACCGATGTCCTTCAGGCAGGCGTATTCGCTGGCGAAGGCCTGATCGATCTGCGCCGGCAGTTGCCCGTCGAAATACCACGCCGAGCGATGGAAACGCCCGGCGCACAGCAGTTGCGCGCGATCGGCGGTGATGCGTTCGAGCAGGCGATTCCAGCGTCCGAGGTTGTCGCGATGATTGTTCAGCACCTCGTCCATGGCCGGGCGGTCGATCAGGTCGTTGATGCCGCGCTTGCCGCTGAGCAGCGGGCCGTCGAGCACGTCTTTCATGCGCCGGCTCTGATCCTTGCCGAGCTCGACCAGTGTGCTCAGGTGACGCTCGACGAAGTCGGCCGGGGCGACTTCAACAAAATATTCACGGGTGTAAAAGCGCCGATCCGCCTCGGCCGTGACGCGAGCATGTGCGGTGAAATCCGGGGCGACGCCGTCGAAACGGTTCAGCGTCAGCGACTGATCGAGTGCCTTTTCGCGAAGCTGTTGCAACTCAGGCGTGGCTTCGACTGCAACTGGCTCGACCTCACCACCCTTGTTCAAATACTCGAGCAGCGCCTGCCGGGTGTTTTCCCGATCCGGCTCGGGCAATTGCTCCAGTTCAGCGAACAATGCCTGGGCGCGCGGATCGTCGCTGGCCTTGGCCAGGGTGTCGAAATCCTGAGCGCCGAGCTGGCTCAGCGACTCGATGTAGCTGGCCAGCAGATAGTCGCGCTCGTTGTTATCGGTGTTGCTCCACTGCTCGATCCAGCCGACCACCAGGTCCTGATAACCGGCCAGGTCGCGCATTACCCCAAGGTCGTCGTTGATCAACAGAAACAGCGTGTCGTCCTGATAAGGTCCGCGCACCCGACCAAGAAATTCGCCGATATGCGCCTCGCGAAAACGTCGCGGGTTTTCCCACAGATAGGGTTCACGCTCGTGCTCCGGCGCGTCGCTGACCTGCACCACCGGCATCCGCGTGGCGTCCGCCTCGGCCAGCGGTTTCGCTGTGCAGGCCACTTCCGCCAGCCACTGTTTGGCCTGGGCCACGGTGAGCAGATGCTCGCCGCCGATCAGACAATGCACGGGGCCAAGATCGACCGCCTGCATGAAGTGCTCGCGCTCCTCCGCGCTGTCCAGCACCTGTCGGCATTTCGCCGCGCTCAACTGCACGTCGGCGAAGGTCACGTAGAGGGTGCTTTTGCGCGAAAAGATCAACGCCGGACGTTCTTCAATGGCGCTGCGCTGATCCTCGCTGACGCTTTTGCCGCGATGCAGCAATGCGCTGATGACGCCGTCCAGCACGCGATATTCGTAGAGCTCGCCGCTGAGGTTGTCGACGATGTACAGCCAGCCATCGCGCAGGCGGCGGATGCCCATGGGTCGCGTGGTCAGGGTGTACGGCAGCGTGAGTTCGGTGCTGGGGTCGAGGGGTTTTTCCACCAGGCCGTAAGCGAGGGGCAGCAGTTGCACGTGGGTGTTGCGCAAGGGGCAGGCGGCTGGCGCACCAATGGGCGCTTTCGACGCGGCTAACGCATCGAGGTTGGCGGGGTGATTCATGATTGATTTCTCTCAGAGACCCATCGGAAGGCCATTGCAGCGGCAATCGCAACGCGCTCGCCGGGGGATTGCAGCGAAGGTGTGTGCATCAGCTGATGGATCTGCGGATGCCGATTGCACGCTGCATCGTCCAGCCATGCCACCACGTTGGCGTACAGCAGAATCTCGGACGGGCTGCTCAAGGCAAGCTCGCTGGCATGGGCGTGGATGCGTTCCAGCAGTTGCCAGCGTTCAACTGCCGTGTCCCCGGCATGAAAATCAGGAAAGTGCTTGAGCAGGTGCGTATCGATGTCGAGCAACACCCGCCGCCGATCCACCCGATCCAGCGCGGCATCCTGCTCGGCACTCAACCGATACGGCGCCACCAACGCCCCAACCTGCCCGTGCTGAGGTCGCTGACAGTGCCAGACTCCCCCCGCACCATCCGCCGTGACCACACACCCCAGCGGCCCGAACAGACTCGCATCGCCGCTGGCAAACAGCGCCTGCGTCACGGCGGCATCCGCCAGCCGCAACAACACCGGCGAGCCGACCGGCAGCTCGACGATCAGCAGCTGGCGCAAGTGCTCGACGATTTCATGCGCCGGCGCGGCGCTGAACAACAGCACGCCCCACTCCTGTTGGGCATGCTGCAGATAAAACCGCGCCACCGGATCGTCAGCGTCAGCGAGCGCCACCAGCAGCGGCGAGATGTCGCGCAGGGCCGAAAACGGTGGCTGGTCGAACAGCGCAAAAGCGTTGGCGGCGGGATCGAGCCTTCGCAGTTGCGCTGGCAAATCCGCGATCGTCGCACCGTCGAGCAGCACAAACGCCTGCTGCTCAGCCCACGGCAAACCTTCAGGCCAATCCGTCAGAAGGCTCATGCCTGAGCCGCCTCGCAGATCAGGCAACGCGAGGTCCGCGTGGTCAGTAGCGCATGACGTTGCTGCACCGCATCGAATGTCGCTTTGAGCAGCGGCGTGGCGCCCGGCAGCAACGGTTCGGCTGGCAGAGACACCGCTGGCACCCCGCCCTGCACAATCGGCGTACTGCTGAAGATCCCCGCCGCCCCCACCGTCAGCCAGTGTCCGCCGGCCGCCAGGGTTATTTGCATGCCGCTGTTGAAAACCACCTGCTCGCCCGCGCCGAAATGCAGCTGCTGCGCGGCACTGACGCGTTGGCTGGAGACCCGTACATGCTGTTCGCCCTGCACCCACAGATGATCGTCCTGCTTGAGTTCAGTCAGGCGATTGCCGTGGGTCAGGTGATGTTCTTCATCGCGCAACTCAAGGCTGGAGACGCCGCCAATCACCTGGCTGTGCAGGTTGTCGACCTGCACACGCAAGTCGTTGAGCACGTGCTGAACGAAGTCGCGCTGCGCCCGGATGGAGATTTCTTCCGCGCCTTGCCGGTCCTCGATGCGCAGTTCGTTGTAACCACCGCCACCGGGGCTGCTCTGGCTGCGCCAGATACTGCGCGTCTGTTGCGCCGGCAGGTCCAGCGGCACCGGGGTTTCGGCGTTGGGCAGGCAGGCGAGCAAATGCGGTTTGTCCGGATCACCCTCGGTGAACCCCACCAACACTTCCATGCCGACCCGTGGAATCTGCACGCTGCCGTAGCGGTCATGTGCCCAGGCGGTGGCCACGCGCAGCCAGCAACTTGACTGTTCATCGCGCTGGCCGTCGCGATCCCAGAGCATTTGCACTTTCACGCGGCCGTAGGCATCGCTGTAGATTTCTTCGCCGGGCGGGCCGGTCACCACCGCCAGCTGACTGCCGCTGACGCGCGGTTTGACATGCTTGAGCTGCGGGCGAAACACCACGTCCCACGGTGTGGCGACGAAATGGTTGCGATAGCCCTGACTGAAACCATCTGCGTCAGCCTGCTCGGTGAACGCTTCCTTGAGCACTTGCGGCTGTTTGCCGATGTGCTCGACCTCGGTCAGCAACCATAAATCGTTGCAGTCGGCGCGCGAGTAATCGGCCATGGTCATGAAACTGCCGCCGCGCATCAGCGCCTGATTGCTACGCCCGTTAGCCAGACGATAGTCGGCACCATGGCGCTCCAGCACACGCTGGCTGAGGTGTTTGCCTCGCTCGCGATGGGTGAACTGCCCGGGAAACTCATAATCTTCCAGCAGCGGAACCCGCGCTGCACTGGCCTTGGCATCCAACTGCACCGCAGGCTTTTCGAAGTGATAGTCGCGGCGCTCGACGAGGTTGCAGCGTGGTTCAAGGCGCACAGTGAACTGGTCGATAACCGGCGCGTCGGCAACCAGGCCATTGCCCTGCAGATAACGGGTCGTCACATCGTGTTTGAGAAACGCCGTCTGATCGTCGCCGAACACCAACAGGTGCGCCTCACGGCGGTGGCGAAAGTGAAAGTGCACGCCCTCCTCCTCGCACAGCCTCTGGATGAAGTGCAGATCGGATTCCTGGTATTGCACGCAATACACCCGCGCCGGGTACTCGGTGCTGAGCTGAAAATGCCAGGCATCGGCCTGCATGCCGTGATCGCCCAACACATTGGCGATGATCTGCGGCACGCTCAGGTTCTGGAAAATCCGCTGATTGCGCCGATGCGCGAGGTAGGCAAGATGCGGTGCCAGGGTGATCTGGTAACGGCTCAGCCGAACACCGCAATCACCCTGGCCGACCCGATAGACCAACCCGTGCATGCCGCCACCGTCGGCACCGAAACAGAGAAAGGCCGGCCGGTGCAGCAAGCCTTCCAGATCCAGATCGTGGCGCTCGCTGACCAGCTCGATATCAAGTTCGTAGGCCTGGTTGAGCATTTCCCGGGTTCGAAAGCCGAACACTTGAAGATCGTGGGAAACGCCTTCTATCTCGAGGGTGAAAACAACTGGCTTGCCAGCAATGCGCATCCACTTGTCCCTGTGTCTGACTGAAAGACGGGACTGTGCAGCGGCGCGCTGCAATGGGTGAAGTCAGACGTTTCCCTGTTTTGCCAGTCTGCGAGCGAAAAGGACGTGGCTCACAGAGAAACGGACAGATTCCTACGGAAATGATCCCGGACCGCCTGCAATTTCAATGTGGGAGCGAGCCTGCTCGCGATGGCGGTGTGTCAGTCGCCGACTGCTTAACTGATACACCGCCATCGCGAGCAGGCTCACTCCTACATGGGTTCCATGTGTCTGGGAATGAGGGTCAGGGAAGCAAAATGATCTTGTCCCCGCCACCCTGATTGACCTCTGCATAACGCGCCAGCCCTTCCGCCAGCGGCACTTGCACCAGGCCCTGCGGCAGCGGCAAGCGATCCTCATCGAAGAACCGCCCGAACCGCTCAAGCATCGCCGCGCATGCCTCGACGCCGTACAACAAGGAGTTGATGCCGACTACCGAGCCGCCCTTGCGATACAGCGCCAGCGCCGGCAATTGCACGTGGCCATCGACCGGCGCGGCGATGATGGCGATGCGGCCGAAAGTGGCCAGTGCTGCCACCGAGGCGGGCAGCCAGAAACCGGTGGTGTCGAAGATCACATCGGCGCCGCCGCGATATACCGCGTTGACCTGCGCACCGAGGTCTTCTGGCTTATCCAGTTGAACCGTCTGATAGCCCTGCCTCTGCAAATCCGCCACCTGCTCGGGCCGGCGCGCCGCGGCCAGCAATTGCGCGCCGCGCACTTTCGCCAAGGCCAATGCCGCCGTCGCCACCGCTCCGCCGCCGATCACCAGCAAGCGCGTGTCGGCGCTGACCAGGCTGCGTTCCAGCGCATCCCACGCCGTGGTGTACGGCACGCCGAGGCTGGCGGCCTGAGCGAAACTCAGATGCGCCGGTTTGTGCGCTACGCCGCTGGCCGGCAGTTTGACGAATTGCGCATGGGCACCGTCGGCGAAGAAGCCCAGCTCGCGCCCGGTGCCCCAGACTTCCTGACCGATCATCGCCTGCGGCCCCTCGACCACCACCCCGGCAAAATCCCGCCCCGGAATCCGTGGCAGAGTGGTGTAGGGAAAACGACCGAGGACGTTTTTCACATCGCTGGGGTTGAGGCCGGCAGCCTTGATCTGCACCAGCACTTCATCGACGCCGGGCACCGGGGTCGGGACGTCGACGAAACGCAGGGAAGACAGGTCGCCGGTCTGATCGAATTGCAACGCTTTCATGGGCACATCCACCGTGAAAAAAGGGAAATTCAGGACAACCAGCCAGCGACCAGTTGCCGGCCCAGCGGCCACAACTGCTCACCGGCCAACATGCCGAGCAGACCAACCAGCGCGATGGCCGGTGGTGCAGGAGAACGGAAATCGAGCGCGCCATAGAGCAGGCCGACGCCCAGGCCAATGGCCAGAGAAATGAGGTAGTTCATGAGGGAACTCCGCCGTGGTAAGTGATGGGCAGAGTCTAGGGAATGAGACAGAACGCTATCGGCCAAGGACTTCGGAATTTCGGACAAATCGAAAAGGTCACCACAGTTCCCTGTAGGAGTGAGCCTGCTCGCGATAGCGGTCTTCCAGATGTTGCTGAGCTGACTGACACTCCGCTATCGCGAGCAGGCTCACTCCTACAGGGGGTAGCGTTCAGGCCGGGATAAATTGCGAAGGCGCGACGCCAAGCTCTCGGCGAAACATGTCGCTGAAGCTGCTCGGTGAATAGCCCAGTTCACGAGCGATGACGCTCACCGCCACGCCCTGAATCAATGCCGCCACCGCCGTCGCCAGCTGCACTTGGCGCCGCCATTCGGCGAAGCCCATGCCGAGGCTGTCCTTGAACAAACGCGCCAATGTGCGCACGCTGGCCCCGGCGTTTTCCGCATGCTGCTCGAACGGTATCTCCAGCGACGGCGCGGCCATCACGGCCTGACACAGATTCATCAGACGCCGGTCGGACTCATCCGGCAGCGGAATCTTCAACTGCGAACGCCTTGCCCGCCGCAGCTCTAGTAACGCCAGCCCGACAAGTGCCTCGTAATATTCAGGCTCGCCGTCATCACCCTGCGCCACCAGCCCGACGATCAACTCGCGCAGCAAACCACCGACTTCGATCACCTGCACCGTCGCATCCAGCGTCGCCGCCAGCGCTGGACGCAGGTAGATATTGCGCATCTGCAGGTCCGACACCACGCGAATCCCGTGCGGCACTCCCGGCGGCAACCACACCGCCCGCTGCGGCGGCACCACCAGCGCTTCGTGCGGGGTTTCGACCCACATCACCCCGCTCATCGCATACAGCAACTGCCCCCAGACATGCTCGTGCGGCTCGATGAACAAACCGCGCGGATAGGTCCGCGCCAGCGGTTGCACGGGCACATCGGTGTCGGTCAGATCAGGGGGCGCGGCGAGGGCCATGGCGAGCGTTCACAGGGGGGTTGGCGTAGCCGCCATGGTAACCAGCACGCCCCGCCCTCGCCAACGATAGATACCGTCGGACAATCCAACTGAATTTTCTCGGCACAGCGCGATCCGTTTATTACCACAGGGAGGAATACGGGCTTTATGAACAACGCAAAACTTTACGTCATCGACTACACACTGCATGGCACCCCCAAGTCGTTCATTATCCGCTCGGACAAAATGGACAACGCCGAAGCCTGGCACTGGGCAAGCTGCGACGCGGGCGTGGGTCGCATCCCGCGCTTCGGCCGCGAGAAAGTACAAAAGACCAGCAAACCGATGGCAGAAAAATTCGGCCTGGAAAACGTCACCTGGCGCCAGACCAACTGACCCCATCGCCTTCACTGCAGGCTTGGCATTCGAAAGGGGAAGCGACCGATGACCGACACTTATCACCCGGCCCGACTGGATTACGGCCTGACCACCTTCTTCGGCCAGATCACCAAAACGGTGGATTGCGAGGTCGCACTGGAAACGGTGGCGGATGACCCTTACCGCTTTACCTTGTGTGTCCAGGCACCGGTGCCGGAAGACCTCGACCAGGCCAGGATCGTGGTGATCAAGGTCGAAGGGCGAACATTGCAAGGCACGGTGAGGCACTTTGAGCGAAGGGATGACGACAGTCTGAAAATGGAAGTGGAGCCTGATTAGGCTCCACTTTTTTTGCCCTGATTATTTCGGATGGGCGCAACCGCAGCCCTTCATCGCACATTCTTCACCGTCCTTGTGGTGATGAGCGCAGGCCTCGCAGCAATAGTGTTTACCGTGCACAGCGTAGGAATGCTCACCCTCTTTGAGGGTGCAGTTGCAGCCGGGGCAGTCGCATTTTTTATCGGACATGGGACAGACTCCTTGCGTGGTGGTTGTCTGAGGCTTGAGTGGTAAGCCGTAAGAGACAGTGTAGGAGGTGGTTTTGCAGGCTGGACAAGTGTTGAGAGATTGGGCGACGCAGAGATGGCTTTCGCGAGCAGGCTCGCTCCCACAGAAAAGCAAAAGCAAAGCAAAGCAAAGCAAAGCAAAGCAAGATCAAAAGATCGCAGCCTTCGGCAGCTCCTACACACGATGAGCGTTAGCTCGAGTACCGCTTTTGATCTTGATCTCAGAGCCCGTCGGCAGGCTGAGTGGAGGGATTGATCCGGGCGTGGGAGCGCAGCGACCGTCTGGCGCAGCCAGACACAGCGGAAGGAGGTGCAGCGAAGCAAACCGGAGCCGCTGCGCCAGGATCGGTCCCGGAACGAAGGAACCCCGAGCCCCAGCGAGCGGGCCGAACGTCAGGGCGAAGCCTTTTTGGGTACTTTTTCGGCGTCTGGAAAAAGTGCCTCGCCGTAAGGGCGAAACCGTAATCAGCAACACCCGCAGCAACGGATATGTACACAATCAAACAAATAAAATCACCGCGCCTGCCGCGAACTCCGATACATGAAAACCAACGCCACCGCCAAACACACCATCGCCAACATCCGACTCGAAGACAACCCGATCGCCGGATTCCCCAACCAGCCAAAATTGTCGATCAACATCCCCATCCCCAGCTGCCCGACAATCACCGCCACAGTCGCCACAGCCGTCCCCACCACCGGCACCGCGCCGACCATCACCATCATGTACACCACGCCGAACAGCGCCCCGGTCAACTGCCACTTCGGCACCTCCAGCAGACTCACCGCCTGCGCCGGCTCGAAAAACAGGATCAACAACCCGGTCACCACCGCACCCACCGCAAAGGTCAGCAGACTGCTACGCAGTACCCCCACCGTCTCGCCCAAGCGACCATTGATCGCCGCCTGAACACTCAACACCGCGCCGGCCAACACCACCACCGTCAACAAAATCACCAGAACCATCATTCACCCCCGCGCAATCAGAACCAAAGCCACCACAATCAAACCCAACGCCAGCCAGCGCTCGCCGTTGACCTGCTTGCGCGTCGCGCCGAACCAGCCGAAATGGTCGATCAACACACTCTTGCCGACCTGACCGGACAAAATCGCGATCATCGTCATGGCAATGCCGATGTGCGGCGTCGCCAGCGTCAGCACCACCACGTAGATCGGCCCTAGAAATCCGCCAATCAACTGCCAGCGCGGCAGCTCGGTCAGGGCCGGACCTTTTCGCGGACCGGCGAACAGCAGGAGCAAAAACAGAATCGCCGAACCCACGCCGAAGATGCTCAACGTCGCCCACAAATGCCCGACCTGCTCGCCCAACGGCCCGAGCAACCCCGCCTCCACCGACAAGCCCATGCCGGCGAGAATCACCAGCGGCAGCAACAGCAGACGCAACACCGAACGCTTCACCGGTGCCGCGACCAACCCCTCATCCAACGTCTGCATACACAACCTTCCACGCTCATAAACAATGGCGCGGATTATCGGCTGGCGCCGCTGTGCGATAAATGGGAGCATCCGGACAACACTTTTGCGCATCACGCACAGCGAGACATTGCATGAATGGGCTCAACGAACTCGGATTCAAGGCGTTACGGCTGTTCGTGGCGGTCCTCGACCACGGCAGTTTTTCCGAAGTCGCCCGCCGCGAAGGCGTGGCGCCCTCCTCTATCTCGCGGCAGATCCAGCTGATGGAGCAGGCGCTGAACCAGCAATTGCTCTACCGCCATACCCGCGCCGTGACCCCGACCGAAGCCGGACGCACGCTCGGCCACCATGCACGCCTGCTGTTGGTGCACCTGGAAGAAGCCGAGCAGGCGTTGCAGGAACAGCAAAGCGAACCCACCGGCCTGGTGCGGATCAACGCGCCAGTGGTGTTCGGCCAGCGCCATCTGACGCCCTGGCTGGGCCAGCTCTGCGCGCGCTATCCGAAGCTGCAACTGGACATCCAGCAAACCGACCATTACGTCGACCCGCTACAGGAAGGCGCGGACCTGCTGTTTCGCATCGGCGCGCTGCACGACTCGAGCATGCAGGCACGGATTCTGGCACCGCACCGCTTTCAGGTCGCCGCCAGCCCGGCCTATCTCAAACGCCACGGCACTCCACAGCATCCCGACGAACTCGCGCAACATCAGTGCCTGGCCTACAAAGGCGCGGCCGGTCAGCAGCGCTGGTTTTTCCGCCGCGATGGCGACGACTGGACCCCCTACACCGTCAGAGGCCCGATCACCGGCAACCACGCCGACACCCTGACCCAGGCTGCTCAGCAAGGGCTGGGGCTGGTGATGTTTCCGTCGTGGCTGATTGGCGAAGCGGTGCGCGAAGGCACACTAGTGCCGGTGCTCGGGGAGTATCAGGTGTCGAACAGTCTGGAGCCGCAGCAGATCGCGGTGCTGTGGCCGGGGAGCCGACGGTTGTCGGTGAAGGTGAGGACGGTGATTGATTTTTTTGTCGAATGCTTTGGCGAGATTCCCTATTGGGACAGAGCCTGAAGATCAAGAGCCCCTCACCCTAGCCCTCTCCCGGAGGGAGAGGGGACTGACCGAGGTGTACCACCTCCTGCATCGACCTGAAAAACCGCGTCGATTATGGATTCAAAGCAGGACTTTCAGGTCGGCGTAATCCCGCAATATCCCCCAATCGGTCCCCTCTCCCTCTGGGAGAGGGCTAGGGTGAGGGGCTTTTCAGGCGATCAGATACGGAACTGACCAACCAGCTTG
This genomic interval from Pseudomonas koreensis contains the following:
- a CDS encoding SoxR reducing system RseC family protein, which codes for MLNNHDDPLATHPLRQPRKTGDTEAFPSGKITYLAPLPLPTSMPAYGPHNGELNDVYMDFGLGTLEVFSWQVILGGPFSGTLMIAFLYPLMGGFIGLLFGDSWEFIKEVIEGIFFAIYKLAFSTGLIALFIGLGVWHHVHKKRLSLIPTRFNRQRREVCFMPEGATEPVFVPWESLSAWIIEAKGATQFGIHRQYGMGIGFYQGENLISQEFQCAGLELAISHWEAIRGYMEYEVNDLKSIQALQDLQGPDDPPHEGLHTFRNARARMHQQIREGRRSRLSGFFWYLYHVMTLWTIPNRLVEWEVRRLETIGKQALPEVMREWSEPLPKEQWAKPSEELLRLSEQVRRMNKRQPHRPITQIFAEVCRRAVD
- a CDS encoding toxin VasX, which encodes MNHPANLDALAASKAPIGAPAACPLRNTHVQLLPLAYGLVEKPLDPSTELTLPYTLTTRPMGIRRLRDGWLYIVDNLSGELYEYRVLDGVISALLHRGKSVSEDQRSAIEERPALIFSRKSTLYVTFADVQLSAAKCRQVLDSAEEREHFMQAVDLGPVHCLIGGEHLLTVAQAKQWLAEVACTAKPLAEADATRMPVVQVSDAPEHEREPYLWENPRRFREAHIGEFLGRVRGPYQDDTLFLLINDDLGVMRDLAGYQDLVVGWIEQWSNTDNNERDYLLASYIESLSQLGAQDFDTLAKASDDPRAQALFAELEQLPEPDRENTRQALLEYLNKGGEVEPVAVEATPELQQLREKALDQSLTLNRFDGVAPDFTAHARVTAEADRRFYTREYFVEVAPADFVERHLSTLVELGKDQSRRMKDVLDGPLLSGKRGINDLIDRPAMDEVLNNHRDNLGRWNRLLERITADRAQLLCAGRFHRSAWYFDGQLPAQIDQAFASEYACLKDIGRSDTANEQMLGYLEQHPQLTRPLFYTLPLRLQTEHAGQYSTLFNAGMAMFNNLPDWLAKLQSIEQPQLPALDDLPAHSRVLADAVQDTYSPALNLGLNRALEGFDLAGEKIPDLDELFQRLPKALRLRVFDAARTSGVTFTVSTPAEQAALQATIKEVLRERDYLKTLNRERNQLTHNKNRQGHKTARAVELQQEIVRVRTQLALFEGRLAAALSPIDELPDRSARLYGATPAKAGVTVVFPPAQQGELRGLLENIRAGVAGVSKASLVRTEGMGLLVVLVQVVNLVGVYRELRRQAVNERVWTSLMNSVVATGAAGFSAAQSLADTALKVRCASLVASVQLHALQTVHVQMGKLHVGLGFFTYLSGLASSTNSFVTQRKNWEQAVRSGNHSAQSAAALATMGAGGMTSASGYGLTNTVHSTFKVLKASSNAARRAAWAAAGTRLSTVFFRFNLAGALFTVLELGGSWLYSRYNISAHDKWLKITPWSRDSEMRGDHSLDDYQSYLAFLIHAPYAQLGPNLYDSWLKDLLFKAKPSDIHLALPTLTLNDLLSPFGGNPTSRLGIGAHRISIPLHSRGAPREQRDVISDEILSSLRIVKSSPEGLILCLQYPAGLGSEFVPAKETLELAVCVQTLNEKGEWASRTRVIHLDPRGEGHFGVVTPQQAKEKPPVLLVDAQLLERADHAE
- a CDS encoding DUF4123 domain-containing protein, with product MSLLTDWPEGLPWAEQQAFVLLDGATIADLPAQLRRLDPAANAFALFDQPPFSALRDISPLLVALADADDPVARFYLQHAQQEWGVLLFSAAPAHEIVEHLRQLLIVELPVGSPVLLRLADAAVTQALFASGDASLFGPLGCVVTADGAGGVWHCQRPQHGQVGALVAPYRLSAEQDAALDRVDRRRVLLDIDTHLLKHFPDFHAGDTAVERWQLLERIHAHASELALSSPSEILLYANVVAWLDDAACNRHPQIHQLMHTPSLQSPGERVAIAAAMAFRWVSERNQS
- the tssI gene encoding type VI secretion system tip protein TssI/VgrG, translating into MRIAGKPVVFTLEIEGVSHDLQVFGFRTREMLNQAYELDIELVSERHDLDLEGLLHRPAFLCFGADGGGMHGLVYRVGQGDCGVRLSRYQITLAPHLAYLAHRRNQRIFQNLSVPQIIANVLGDHGMQADAWHFQLSTEYPARVYCVQYQESDLHFIQRLCEEEGVHFHFRHRREAHLLVFGDDQTAFLKHDVTTRYLQGNGLVADAPVIDQFTVRLEPRCNLVERRDYHFEKPAVQLDAKASAARVPLLEDYEFPGQFTHRERGKHLSQRVLERHGADYRLANGRSNQALMRGGSFMTMADYSRADCNDLWLLTEVEHIGKQPQVLKEAFTEQADADGFSQGYRNHFVATPWDVVFRPQLKHVKPRVSGSQLAVVTGPPGEEIYSDAYGRVKVQMLWDRDGQRDEQSSCWLRVATAWAHDRYGSVQIPRVGMEVLVGFTEGDPDKPHLLACLPNAETPVPLDLPAQQTRSIWRSQSSPGGGGYNELRIEDRQGAEEISIRAQRDFVQHVLNDLRVQVDNLHSQVIGGVSSLELRDEEHHLTHGNRLTELKQDDHLWVQGEQHVRVSSQRVSAAQQLHFGAGEQVVFNSGMQITLAAGGHWLTVGAAGIFSSTPIVQGGVPAVSLPAEPLLPGATPLLKATFDAVQQRHALLTTRTSRCLICEAAQA